A region from the Parcubacteria group bacterium genome encodes:
- a CDS encoding SDR family oxidoreductase, producing MENKKTKVLIIGAQGMLGRSLAEVFSGDRYELLLWDREQIDVADGKMVATLLEKEKPELVINAAAHNGVDKIEEDDATFELAKKINGEGPLNLALASKAVGVVLVHFVSDYVFDGVKGEYVEMDLPHPISRYGETKLAGEENVRKNWEKHYLIRTSKIFGPPAISEGAKKSFFEVMLGLAKTNASLKVVDAERSCFTYSKDLAVAVKKLWEEKFPFGIYHIVNEGPETWYSALQKVFVIAELQNVEIIPVSSDTFPRPAKRPASSVLKNTKFPKLRNWEDAVREWMGK from the coding sequence ATGGAAAATAAAAAAACGAAAGTGCTCATCATCGGGGCGCAAGGGATGTTGGGGCGGTCGCTGGCGGAAGTTTTTTCCGGCGATAGATATGAATTGCTACTTTGGGACCGCGAACAGATTGATGTGGCGGATGGAAAAATGGTCGCGACGCTTCTTGAAAAAGAGAAGCCGGAGCTGGTCATTAACGCTGCAGCGCATAACGGCGTGGACAAGATTGAGGAAGATGACGCAACGTTTGAACTGGCCAAAAAAATCAACGGCGAAGGCCCATTGAATTTAGCACTGGCGAGCAAGGCAGTGGGGGTGGTGCTGGTGCATTTTGTTTCGGACTATGTTTTTGATGGCGTAAAGGGTGAATACGTCGAAATGGATCTGCCTCATCCTATTTCTCGTTATGGCGAAACAAAACTAGCGGGGGAGGAGAATGTGCGAAAAAATTGGGAAAAGCACTATCTCATCCGCACTTCTAAAATTTTTGGCCCGCCGGCGATTTCAGAAGGAGCAAAGAAAAGTTTTTTTGAAGTGATGCTCGGACTAGCCAAGACGAATGCAAGCCTCAAAGTTGTGGACGCGGAAAGGTCTTGTTTTACTTATTCTAAAGACCTGGCAGTGGCAGTGAAAAAACTGTGGGAAGAAAAATTTCCTTTCGGGATCTATCATATCGTGAACGAAGGACCGGAAACTTGGTACTCTGCACTCCAGAAAGTTTTCGTGATTGCGGAACTCCAGAATGTTGAAATCATTCCTGTTTCGAGCGATACTTTCCCGCGACCAGCCAAGCGGCCAGCATCATCGGTTTTAAAAAATACTAAATTCCCCAAGCTTAGGAATTGGGAGGATGCGGTGAGGGAGTGGATGGGTAAGTAA
- the rfbC gene encoding dTDP-4-dehydrorhamnose 3,5-epimerase yields the protein MLEFQKTKIEGVFLIKPQVIGDHRGFFLEAYREEEFLAAGIDVKFIQDNHSFSTEKGVLRGLHFQKPPFTQAKFVRVIKGRVVDVVVDLRKFSPTFGQWESFELSEDNFQMLFVPHGMAHGFCLVTENTHFVYKVDNYYHAESDGGILWNDPDLDITWPVEKPIISEKDQRLPTWKEFLKENPF from the coding sequence ATGCTTGAATTTCAAAAAACAAAAATCGAAGGAGTGTTTTTGATTAAGCCTCAGGTGATCGGTGATCATCGCGGGTTCTTTTTGGAAGCTTATCGTGAAGAAGAATTTTTGGCGGCGGGGATCGATGTGAAATTTATCCAAGACAATCATTCTTTTTCCACGGAAAAAGGCGTGCTGCGCGGATTGCATTTTCAAAAGCCGCCTTTTACGCAAGCGAAATTTGTCCGGGTGATCAAGGGTCGGGTGGTCGATGTGGTTGTCGATCTGCGCAAATTCTCTCCAACGTTTGGTCAGTGGGAAAGTTTTGAACTTTCTGAAGATAACTTTCAGATGTTGTTCGTTCCGCATGGGATGGCGCACGGATTTTGTTTGGTAACGGAAAATACCCATTTTGTCTATAAGGTGGACAACTACTATCACGCCGAGAGCGACGGGGGAATCCTTTGGAATGACCCGGACTTAGACATTACTTGGCCAGTCGAAAAACCGATCATTTCAGAAAAAGATCAAAGACTGCCCACTTGGAAAGAGTTTTTGAAAGAGAATCCGTTTTGA
- a CDS encoding ribonuclease HII translates to MIIANFEHEENLLASGYDFVLGIDEAGRGPLAGPVVASVAAIKDFRSLDLTDKRWNFIRDSKALSEKQREVMFDFIHEHFYVGVGICDHLTVDRINVLEASFLSMKKALTDLQNQQKDLTRDKKCIVLVDGNKLIPSFSLEQLAIVSGDKLVKSIAAASIIAKVTRDRMICEADKIYPEYGFSKHKGYGTKMHMEALKKHGPCPIHRQSFEPMKGWTNRAKGCYYKGVKYQINP, encoded by the coding sequence ATGATTATTGCAAATTTTGAACATGAAGAGAATTTATTGGCTTCTGGCTATGATTTTGTGTTGGGGATTGATGAGGCGGGGCGTGGACCTTTAGCCGGTCCGGTCGTAGCAAGCGTGGCGGCAATTAAGGATTTTAGGAGCTTGGACCTGACTGACAAGCGTTGGAATTTTATCCGTGATTCTAAGGCGCTTTCGGAAAAGCAACGTGAGGTAATGTTTGATTTTATCCACGAGCACTTTTACGTGGGCGTGGGAATTTGTGATCACTTAACAGTTGATCGGATAAATGTATTGGAGGCGAGTTTTCTCTCAATGAAAAAAGCGCTTACTGATCTTCAGAATCAGCAGAAAGATTTGACGCGCGATAAAAAATGCATCGTGCTCGTCGATGGCAATAAGCTTATCCCTAGCTTTTCCTTGGAGCAGTTGGCGATCGTGAGTGGGGATAAATTGGTCAAATCGATTGCGGCGGCATCAATCATTGCCAAAGTGACGCGGGATCGGATGATTTGTGAGGCGGATAAAATCTATCCTGAATATGGTTTTTCTAAACATAAAGGTTATGGCACAAAGATGCATATGGAAGCGCTCAAAAAGCATGGACCTTGTCCGATTCACAGGCAGAGTTTTGAGCCAATGAAAGGCTGGACGAATAGGGCAAAAGGGTGCTATTATAAAGGCGTAAAGTATCAGATTAATCCTTAA
- the rfbB gene encoding dTDP-glucose 4,6-dehydratase — MKILVTGGAGFIGSNFIHYWTKKYPADQIVNLDKLTYAGNLSNLCSVEKNPHYKFIQGDIADEKLVEELFATEKFDLVVHFAAESHVDRSILDPDAFIQTNIIGTHNLLRAALKNKTRFHHVSTDEVFGSLGKTDTAFNEKTPYDPRSPYSASKAASDHLVRAYFHTYGLPITISNCSNNYGPFHFPEKLFPLFITNLLEGKKIPLYGDGGAVRDWLYVEDHCSAIDAIIQKGKIGETYCVGGNSEKNNKEVTEQILQLMGQGEDKIEYVTDRPGHDHRYAIDATKIKNELGWEPATTFEEGLEKTIEWFRENEAWWKSIKSGGYQDYYQKQYGK, encoded by the coding sequence ATGAAAATACTTGTCACCGGCGGAGCCGGTTTTATCGGCTCGAACTTTATCCACTATTGGACAAAAAAATATCCAGCTGACCAAATTGTTAATTTGGATAAATTGACCTACGCGGGGAATCTATCTAATTTATGCTCAGTGGAAAAAAATCCACACTATAAATTTATCCAGGGGGACATTGCGGATGAAAAATTGGTGGAGGAGTTATTTGCGACGGAAAAATTTGATTTGGTTGTGCATTTTGCGGCGGAAAGTCATGTCGATCGTTCGATTCTCGATCCAGACGCTTTTATCCAAACTAATATTATCGGCACGCATAATCTTTTGCGCGCGGCGCTCAAAAATAAAACTCGTTTTCATCACGTTTCGACCGATGAGGTGTTTGGCTCTCTGGGAAAAACCGATACGGCTTTCAATGAAAAGACCCCCTACGATCCGCGCAGTCCCTATTCCGCTTCAAAAGCGGCTTCTGATCATCTGGTGCGGGCCTATTTCCATACCTATGGTTTGCCCATCACGATTTCCAACTGTTCCAATAACTACGGACCGTTTCATTTTCCGGAAAAACTGTTTCCACTGTTCATCACTAATCTCCTGGAGGGCAAAAAGATTCCGCTCTATGGCGATGGCGGTGCGGTGCGCGACTGGCTCTATGTCGAAGACCATTGCTCGGCGATCGACGCCATCATCCAAAAGGGCAAGATCGGTGAGACCTATTGCGTCGGGGGAAACAGCGAAAAAAATAACAAAGAAGTGACGGAGCAGATCTTACAACTGATGGGCCAGGGCGAAGATAAGATTGAATACGTGACAGATCGGCCCGGGCATGATCATCGTTATGCCATTGACGCGACGAAAATTAAAAACGAGCTTGGCTGGGAGCCAGCCACGACATTTGAGGAAGGTTTGGAAAAAACGATCGAGTGGTTTCGGGAAAATGAGGCGTGGTGGAAAAGCATCAAGAGCGGGGGATATCAAGACTACTATCAAAAGCAATATGGAAAATAA
- the ileS gene encoding isoleucine--tRNA ligase, with protein MFKKVDSRKKYSEMEKEIIEFWKADGTFQKSVEQRSKDKYYSFYDGPPFITGVPHYGTLLSSIVKDAVPRYWTMKGFRVERRWGWDCHGLPAENMVEKKLGLKSKKDIEKIGVAKFNEACLRETSQIASEWEDVIDRIGRWVEFKGAYKTMDKGYMESVWWAFSELFKKGLIYEDVRVSLYCPRCSTPLSNFEIAMDNSYEMDSDPSVYVKIKVNGEENTYFLVWTTTPWTLLANVALAVGGGIDYVKVKTAEGNYILAKERVANVFKEGEVEIVEELKGVDLVGREYEPIFPHEIENGYRVIAGDFVTTEDGSGIVHIAPAFGEDDFNVRKPNNLPIIMNVDEEGQFTEGEWQGQKVWEANNDIVKWLKENGFLFKREQITHSYPHCHRCHTKLIYKAQPAWYVNVDKIRQNLLDENEKINWYPEFLKHGRFQNGIESAPDWNISRDRYFGTAIPVWKCEAQDCGEIKVVGSYGELKELSGVELPDYHRPGVDEITFKCEKCGGEMRRIPQVFDSWIESGSMPFAQFHYPFENKEVFEKSFPTDFISEYIAQTRAWFYVLHVVSVGIFGKISFKNVVTTGTIAGSDGKKMSKSLGNYPDSNIILEKHSADALRFYLLSSPLLNAQNISFSEKAIQDIQRKVLSTLWNSYSFFTLYAGVDKWEPKNKLGTVSDSKNLLDRWIVSELHKLIGEVDTNMQGYDLVKATRPFELFVDNLSNWYIRRSRKRFWKSENDGDKNSAYETLHYVLVMLAKTMAPFTPFIAEEMYKNLTGDESVHLVEFPTSDEKLIDEKLNAEMKKVRDVISEGLQQRALNRIKVRQPLAGATIKHKIENAELVEIMQEELNVKSVTVLETQEENIKLDLEITPELKLEGTARELVRAIQEMRKEAGYEVDNHIKIGYVGAEEVFTKFGDLIAKETLANAISAGELAEADLEKEVLIDEVKYGIFIMKD; from the coding sequence ATGTTTAAAAAAGTCGATTCAAGGAAAAAGTATTCCGAGATGGAAAAAGAAATTATTGAGTTTTGGAAAGCGGATGGTACTTTTCAAAAATCGGTGGAACAGCGGAGTAAGGATAAATATTACAGTTTCTATGATGGACCGCCATTTATCACGGGCGTGCCCCACTATGGCACGCTACTTTCTTCGATCGTGAAAGACGCCGTTCCTCGTTATTGGACGATGAAGGGTTTCCGCGTGGAGAGGCGTTGGGGTTGGGATTGTCATGGGCTGCCGGCGGAGAATATGGTGGAGAAAAAGTTAGGCCTCAAAAGTAAGAAAGACATTGAAAAAATTGGGGTGGCAAAATTCAATGAAGCCTGCCTGCGAGAAACTTCGCAGATCGCTTCCGAGTGGGAAGATGTAATTGATCGCATCGGTCGCTGGGTGGAATTCAAAGGCGCCTACAAAACGATGGATAAAGGGTATATGGAATCGGTCTGGTGGGCGTTTTCAGAACTTTTCAAAAAAGGCCTCATCTATGAAGATGTGCGCGTATCGCTGTATTGCCCGCGTTGTTCCACGCCACTTTCAAACTTTGAAATCGCGATGGATAATTCTTATGAGATGGATAGTGATCCTTCGGTGTATGTGAAGATTAAGGTTAATGGCGAGGAAAATACATATTTCTTGGTGTGGACAACGACTCCTTGGACACTTTTGGCCAATGTCGCGCTAGCGGTTGGCGGAGGAATAGATTATGTCAAAGTCAAAACCGCTGAGGGAAATTATATCTTAGCAAAAGAACGAGTGGCGAATGTTTTCAAAGAGGGCGAAGTTGAAATTGTTGAAGAGCTTAAGGGTGTGGATTTAGTTGGCAGGGAATACGAACCAATTTTTCCCCACGAAATTGAAAATGGCTATCGCGTGATTGCAGGAGATTTCGTGACGACAGAAGACGGATCGGGTATCGTGCATATTGCGCCGGCGTTTGGTGAGGATGACTTTAATGTGAGAAAACCGAATAATCTGCCGATCATCATGAACGTGGATGAGGAAGGGCAATTCACGGAAGGGGAGTGGCAAGGGCAGAAAGTCTGGGAGGCGAACAACGATATTGTGAAATGGCTGAAGGAGAACGGATTTCTTTTCAAACGCGAACAAATCACGCATAGCTATCCGCACTGTCATCGCTGTCACACTAAGTTGATCTACAAAGCCCAGCCGGCCTGGTATGTGAATGTGGACAAAATCCGTCAGAATCTGCTCGACGAAAATGAAAAAATCAATTGGTATCCGGAATTTTTAAAGCATGGCCGTTTTCAAAACGGGATCGAAAGCGCCCCGGATTGGAACATCTCACGCGACCGCTATTTCGGCACAGCTATTCCAGTTTGGAAATGCGAAGCGCAGGATTGTGGAGAAATTAAAGTTGTTGGATCATATGGCGAGCTGAAAGAATTATCAGGAGTAGAGTTGCCAGATTATCACCGGCCGGGCGTCGATGAGATTACTTTCAAATGCGAGAAATGCGGCGGGGAAATGCGACGGATTCCGCAAGTATTTGATTCTTGGATCGAGTCCGGTTCGATGCCGTTCGCGCAATTTCATTATCCCTTTGAAAACAAAGAAGTCTTTGAAAAAAGTTTTCCAACTGATTTTATCTCGGAATATATTGCCCAAACTAGAGCATGGTTTTATGTGCTCCACGTCGTTTCGGTGGGAATTTTCGGGAAAATCAGTTTCAAAAACGTCGTGACGACCGGAACGATTGCCGGATCGGACGGCAAGAAAATGTCGAAATCTCTGGGCAACTATCCCGATTCCAATATTATCCTGGAAAAACACAGCGCCGATGCTTTGCGCTTTTATCTCTTGTCTTCGCCGCTGCTTAATGCGCAAAATATTAGTTTTTCAGAAAAAGCCATTCAGGACATCCAAAGAAAAGTGCTCTCTACTCTTTGGAATAGCTATTCCTTTTTCACGCTCTACGCCGGCGTAGATAAATGGGAGCCAAAAAATAAACTGGGCACGGTGTCAGACTCCAAAAATCTTTTGGACCGCTGGATCGTTTCTGAACTTCACAAATTGATTGGCGAAGTTGACACGAATATGCAAGGCTACGACTTGGTCAAAGCCACCCGTCCGTTTGAACTATTCGTGGACAATCTTTCCAATTGGTACATCAGGCGCTCTCGCAAGCGTTTTTGGAAAAGTGAAAATGATGGCGACAAAAACAGCGCCTATGAAACTTTGCACTATGTGCTCGTGATGCTGGCCAAAACAATGGCACCGTTCACACCGTTCATCGCAGAGGAGATGTATAAAAATCTAACCGGTGACGAATCGGTGCATCTGGTGGAATTTCCAACCAGTGATGAGAAATTGATTGATGAAAAATTAAATGCCGAGATGAAAAAAGTGCGTGATGTAATTTCCGAAGGCTTGCAACAACGGGCACTCAATCGAATTAAAGTCCGCCAACCATTGGCTGGGGCGACGATCAAGCACAAAATCGAAAACGCAGAATTGGTAGAAATTATGCAAGAGGAGTTGAATGTGAAAAGCGTTACAGTCTTGGAAACGCAGGAGGAAAATATTAAACTCGATCTCGAAATCACGCCCGAGCTAAAACTCGAAGGCACAGCGCGCGAGCTGGTGCGGGCGATCCAAGAGATGCGAAAAGAGGCAGGCTATGAAGTAGATAATCACATCAAAATTGGCTATGTCGGGGCAGAGGAAGTTTTCACAAAATTCGGCGACCTCATCGCCAAAGAAACTTTAGCGAATGCCATTTCCGCTGGTGAGTTGGCCGAGGCAGACCTCGAAAAAGAAGTTTTGATTGATGAGGTGAAGTATGGTATTTTTATTATGAAGGATTAA
- a CDS encoding glycosyltransferase family 1 protein — translation MKIGIDARTILNPEKGEAIGAGHYAYQLIRHLLEIDKENEYVLFFDFRVREKDVKKFSRDNVKIKFYPFSDYKKYLPGAYSEILGTATLAKEKLDLLHSTSPMSRIPSSYRGKTVVTIYDLAAVKVPEVFPVMARTKAKTMLNMAVGKADKLIAVSNSTKKDLCELFGCADGKVQVIYSGFDKRLSEKSALPRMEVLKRYGMEAEDKYVLFLGTIEPLKNISRLFEAFAGFKKRFTTTGKNFNYKLVMAGKRGWLAAEHKQLTKDLGIDKEVIFTGYIIGDDLAPLFAQADFFVMPSLYEGFGTTVLEAFATGVPAILSNVSSIPEIAGDAAKLVNPLDVKEITDAMFEFSQDENLKNSYREKGRVQVEKFNWEKTARETLELYQSLK, via the coding sequence ATGAAAATAGGAATTGATGCACGAACAATATTAAATCCAGAGAAAGGCGAAGCGATCGGTGCCGGGCACTATGCCTATCAGCTGATCCGCCATCTTTTGGAAATTGATAAGGAGAATGAGTATGTTTTGTTTTTTGATTTTCGTGTGCGGGAAAAAGATGTCAAGAAATTTTCTCGTGACAATGTGAAAATTAAATTCTATCCATTTTCTGATTACAAAAAATATTTGCCGGGAGCATATAGCGAAATTTTGGGCACCGCCACGCTCGCGAAGGAAAAATTGGATCTGCTTCACAGCACTTCACCGATGAGTCGGATCCCGAGCAGCTACCGAGGAAAGACGGTAGTCACGATCTATGACTTAGCGGCGGTCAAAGTGCCGGAAGTTTTTCCTGTGATGGCACGGACAAAAGCGAAAACGATGCTCAATATGGCGGTCGGAAAAGCGGATAAGCTAATCGCGGTTTCCAATTCTACCAAAAAAGATTTGTGCGAGCTGTTTGGTTGCGCTGATGGCAAGGTGCAAGTGATCTATAGTGGATTCGACAAGCGTTTGTCAGAAAAATCCGCTCTGCCAAGAATGGAAGTTTTGAAACGCTATGGAATGGAAGCGGAGGATAAATACGTGCTATTTTTGGGAACGATCGAACCGCTGAAAAATATCTCGCGCCTCTTTGAGGCTTTCGCTGGATTTAAAAAACGCTTCACAACTACAGGCAAAAATTTCAACTATAAGCTGGTCATGGCTGGCAAGCGGGGGTGGCTGGCGGCCGAACATAAACAACTGACCAAAGATTTAGGGATTGATAAGGAAGTTATTTTTACCGGTTATATTATCGGGGATGATTTGGCGCCACTCTTCGCTCAGGCTGATTTTTTCGTGATGCCATCGCTCTATGAAGGCTTTGGCACGACTGTGCTTGAAGCGTTCGCCACCGGCGTTCCGGCGATTCTATCCAACGTTTCTTCTATTCCGGAAATTGCCGGAGACGCGGCGAAGCTTGTGAATCCGCTGGACGTGAAAGAGATCACCGACGCGATGTTTGAATTTTCGCAAGATGAAAATTTGAAAAATAGCTATCGCGAAAAAGGTCGCGTACAAGTGGAAAAATTCAATTGGGAAAAGACGGCGAGAGAAACGTTAGAGTTGTATCAATCTCTAAAATAA
- a CDS encoding slipin family protein, with translation MDAIISLVLPVFIFLILPGFRVVQQYEQGVVFRFGKIISSRQPGLNWIIPYIDRMRKVDFRTVTMPIAPQKIITKDNVSVDISAVAYYKIVDAEKSIVSIEDVKSAINQIAQTTIRNIVGRFQLDEVLSERDEINKEIRTVLDANTETWGVVVSVVEIKDIELPENMQRAMAKQAEAEREKRAKIIAAEGELLASQKLAETADVMAAHPIALQLRNLQTMAEIAVEKNSTIIFPAQFMGTVNEIQRFMTKESVR, from the coding sequence ATGGATGCTATCATCTCGCTCGTGCTTCCCGTGTTCATCTTTTTGATCTTGCCTGGTTTTCGGGTGGTCCAACAGTATGAACAAGGAGTCGTTTTCCGTTTCGGAAAAATAATTTCCAGCCGTCAGCCGGGCCTTAATTGGATCATTCCTTACATCGACCGGATGCGCAAAGTGGATTTTCGCACTGTGACGATGCCGATCGCTCCGCAAAAAATCATCACTAAGGATAATGTTTCAGTCGATATTTCTGCCGTGGCCTACTACAAAATAGTGGACGCGGAAAAGAGTATCGTGTCGATTGAAGATGTGAAGAGTGCAATCAATCAGATTGCCCAGACGACAATCAGAAATATCGTCGGACGTTTCCAGTTGGATGAAGTATTGTCCGAGCGGGACGAGATTAACAAAGAAATTCGCACCGTGCTTGATGCTAATACGGAAACTTGGGGCGTGGTGGTGTCAGTGGTGGAGATTAAGGATATCGAGTTGCCGGAGAATATGCAACGGGCGATGGCCAAGCAAGCGGAAGCAGAAAGAGAGAAGCGAGCCAAGATTATTGCCGCGGAAGGAGAGCTTTTGGCCAGTCAGAAATTGGCCGAGACGGCGGACGTGATGGCGGCGCATCCAATTGCGCTTCAGTTGCGTAATTTGCAGACAATGGCGGAAATCGCGGTGGAGAAAAATTCAACCATCATTTTCCCAGCCCAGTTTATGGGCACGGTCAATGAGATTCAGAGATTTATGACTAAGGAGAGTGTGAGATAG
- a CDS encoding CAP domain-containing protein has translation MKQNAQKLNKYVLIIISLGWALVFVSSVQASEISPENVIKYVNEAREKEGLLDLNVSEKLTQVATDKVNDMVAHHYFAHTSPAGLNPWHWFELEGYDYKYAGENLAINFTTAEAEQAAWMKSPTHRKNILNVNYQEIGVAVAAGEVNGTMGIIAVQEFGTLAHPGAGSEKKDFAPVKDKAIPVDTKFVPTVLSTGDQKIDENLKRVGEEIVGQKNNLPSAGATSDFFWLVMFVVIILPIALVNVVFVGRLIGIPWLKEILQRSYSTARANNPQAYFRKLKVKNYEKYRIIKVRIITT, from the coding sequence ATGAAACAAAATGCACAAAAACTGAATAAATATGTCTTAATAATAATCAGCCTGGGCTGGGCTTTAGTTTTTGTTTCATCGGTGCAGGCCAGTGAGATCAGTCCCGAGAATGTGATCAAATATGTCAATGAAGCGCGGGAGAAGGAAGGACTGCTTGATTTAAATGTTAGTGAAAAGTTAACTCAGGTAGCGACGGACAAAGTCAATGATATGGTGGCACATCACTATTTTGCCCACACTTCACCAGCTGGACTCAATCCTTGGCACTGGTTTGAGCTCGAGGGTTATGACTATAAATATGCGGGAGAAAATTTGGCGATCAATTTTACCACAGCGGAAGCGGAGCAAGCAGCCTGGATGAAAAGTCCAACCCATAGGAAAAATATTTTAAATGTAAATTATCAAGAAATCGGTGTAGCCGTGGCGGCGGGGGAAGTGAATGGGACGATGGGAATTATCGCTGTGCAGGAATTTGGAACACTGGCGCATCCCGGCGCGGGTAGCGAGAAAAAAGATTTTGCTCCCGTCAAGGACAAGGCGATCCCTGTGGATACAAAATTCGTGCCAACTGTGCTTTCGACCGGTGATCAAAAAATTGATGAAAATCTAAAAAGGGTTGGAGAGGAAATTGTCGGACAAAAAAATAATTTACCGTCTGCTGGTGCGACAAGCGATTTTTTCTGGCTAGTTATGTTTGTGGTGATCATCTTGCCGATTGCCCTGGTCAATGTTGTTTTTGTGGGAAGACTTATCGGTATCCCTTGGCTCAAAGAAATATTGCAAAGAAGCTATTCTACAGCAAGGGCGAATAATCCGCAGGCATATTTTCGCAAACTCAAGGTTAAAAACTATGAAAAGTATCGGATAATAAAAGTGAGAATAATTACAACTTAA
- a CDS encoding rhodanese-like domain-containing protein — MEKFWKSISAVEAKEIIKQKSHAGDFCILDVRTEKEFLSGAIPGAINLDIYAQDFSQKLNALDKNKTYLIYCRSGNRSKSALSLMKQLGFQYVYELDGGIISS; from the coding sequence ATGGAAAAATTCTGGAAATCAATTTCGGCCGTAGAGGCGAAAGAAATCATCAAACAAAAATCCCACGCTGGGGATTTTTGTATTTTGGATGTGCGGACGGAAAAAGAATTTTTGAGCGGCGCAATTCCTGGCGCAATCAATCTGGATATCTATGCCCAGGACTTTTCTCAAAAACTTAATGCATTAGATAAAAATAAGACCTATCTAATTTATTGTCGCTCGGGCAATCGGAGCAAGTCTGCGCTTTCCTTGATGAAGCAATTGGGGTTTCAATATGTGTATGAGTTGGATGGGGGAATAATCAGTTCCTAG